The genomic segment CAAACTCCATTAGGTAAATAATATCTTATTTAATATagtggaaattttcaaaaatttcagtATGTTATTATTTGAGGTTCTTGGTGTTCATGCTTCTCTCGACGGTCTTGGCAGTGGCTTTAATGGACTCCTTGGTTTCTTCGGTTTTTCCGGTGACCGTATCTTTGATCTTCTCCGTAGTGTCCTTCACTTTATCCCATGCCTCCTCTGCAGTGTTCTTCGCCTTATCCTTCAAGTTACCAGCAGCGTNAAAAATTTCAGTATGTTATCATTTGAGGTTCTTGGTGTTCATGCTTCTCTCGACGGTCTTGGCAGTGGCTTTAATGGACTCCTTGGTTTCTTCGGTTTTTCCGGTGACCGTATCTTTGATCTTCTCCGTAGTGTCCTTCACTTTATCCCATGCCTCCTCTGCAGTGTTCTTCGCCTTATCCTTCAAGTTACCAGCAGCGTCCGAGATCGTCTGTGCTCCTTCATCTGCCTTCTTGGCCACCTATcaggtttaatttggttatatgaaACATTAATTTGTAAAGTACTTAACAagtcgggtttttttttttttttttttatgcctttaaatttggtttcatgttttcgtatatttttattaatagagTATATTTTGACCATttcaaaaaaagtaaacaaaaaccaTGTGGTATAATTTTTTTCGATTGTATTTTTCGTTTCTAtgaccaatttttttgtttttgttttaaagcttGAGGAGTGTGTTACCTTTTGCTGAGCCTCTGTGGCTTTGTCACAGACGGAGGCTTCATTCCGTGTACTTCcctttgattatatatttaaaaaattaaggatgATTAATATTAGTCACACGTATTAAAATCTGATACACCCATAcgatacattaaaaataaaatagctaGATTACATGGACGAGTCTTGTCGGGATGGAAGCACGAGCTCTTGTGATGAGTCTTGCAACAACTGCGAAGCTTGTCATTTCTTAGCgctcttgtttctgttttataAATAATGGGATTAGTTTGTTAATTAGTTTAAGCTTAAAACTTAAGTATATATAATGGAATTGAAAAATGTATAAGGAGATGAGGTGCCATGTAAAGAAGACACATGGATCGATTTGGGTGGGACATGAGGAGTTTGACTCGGGAAATCGGATGGTTCCGGTTCGAGTTAGCTATTTATAGATGTGTTAATGTAACACAATCCTTGGCACCTCATGTTCCTTATTTGATTCTTAATAAAAGTATTTGCATTATTTCCATGCACCTAAGTGTATGTACTGAATATGATGGCGGAACGTAATGTTTGTAAAATTTGGTGAAAATTGATAGTGATTTTGACAGACAATAGTCAATTAATAtatcctttttatattttacaaaaagagtcattttgcaattttttttttaacggtaaatcaattttattatatcataaaaatgTTACATGATACATTACAAATCCATACAAATACAACCATTGAACcaaataaaggaaattgaaCACAATTTCGATGAAGAAGTGGAAGTAATCCTGTTTTCCAAACGAAAGTCTTACAGGCAACAGATGAAATCTGTAAAGTCCCCTCTTCATATACTCATAAAGAACTCACACCTTATAGATGAAACTCCCAAATGCTTTTTGCATTACTTTGAATAAACATAAACACTGATATATTGCTTGAGATGGATCTTGATCATGTTTTTTGGAATGCCATACACTTTGCAGCCAATTAGTATCACACATTACCTTCCTGTTCATCGATGTATTGTTCCTATGTAGACTTGACTTTCCGGGATCCCATATTCGCCTACCAAAACACCAATATATTCTTTGAATTTTATGCTTCATTCCTTCTCCACAAGGATATTGAAAATATTGGTCATCATGGAGAGTTGACAAACTCTTCACGGAGATCACATGCTTGACTTGAATAAATCCAGAAGAAGAATTCGCTTTTACTCGCCAAGCAATAATCGGCTCCACTATTGGAGAAATACACCAGAAACAATTTCGTTTCAGATCACCATAACAAAAGACTCTAACCGAAGTTGGTTGCGCTTGATTGAATGTTGATGCCATTTGAAACAAATTCAGTCTCGATTGACTATGAATCTGATCAACCCAATTCGCTGGCACAGTCACCAACACAACCATCAccatgagaaagagaaaacaaacggCACTTAGCCATCGTAGGACACATAAACCTATAATCAAATCAACCGATGTAACCATCTCTGGGAAAGGTGCTTCTGTTTTTGGATCTGACAAcggttttgaaaaaaattggtaaCCGTTTGTTTCAGTTGTGAAAACGATCACAATCGTTGCTGTCATCCTAAAGAAGAAATTTAATCGGCAAATCCAATGTAATCCCATACTAGTTATtagtaaacaagaaaaaaaataattaaaaactaaaacaggCACCACCGGCAAATGCCGGCGATCTGtaaaaccaagaagaaaagTAGTTTTGTTTGATCGCTTGGGATATCGTCTCGGGAAAGAAgaggtggtttttttttttttttttacccgaGAGAGTCGAGTCATTTTGCAGttaattacctttttttttaaaagaaagatatcgctattatatatttaatgaaaatcTTCAAAAGCAAACTAACTAGTTCTGCACTTctgtttaaatataattatgtatcATCTAATTATTGATATACTAAAACGAGCATATATttgtatgatattttttttttcatttgtataaaatatgttttgtagATAAATGAttggaaaattttgaatttgaaaaaggTTAGATATCATTCAAACTCATTGTGTGAGGTAgtagatgaatgagttgaacaattttcttttatgatttgttctttttttttttttttttttttttttttttttttttttttttttttttttttttttttttttttttttttttttttttttttttttgacaaacggATGATTCTATTCAATCAGATAGAAACATTACAGAGAGAGGGATGAAAAACCCCTAAGTTTAAAAGTTTACAAGCATAGACTTTCCCCAAAGCCATAAGCAAAACTAAAGATACAGACAACATCAGGCAATGATCCATGAAAGCTATGAGACAAGTGCTAACAAGCAGTTGGAGACAAGCAGGAACATGATTGCAAGAATGGACATCCTCGATGATCTCGAGAGATGACAGATAGGTCCTGGTCAAAAGACACGATACCGTTGATAGGAGAATCAGAGCCAAAGAGCTCACCGGGGTGAGGGTCAATAGTAGAAACAAGGTCATGGCAAGGATTCGGGGGCTGACAGCCCGGGTGATGGTGGAGATGCTGAAGATGGTTTGTATTGCTGCTAGATTCAGGATTCGTAAAGGATAAGTGTGAGGCCATACCATACCAGGTGAACCCTCTCTGCCatgaaaatggtgatcaagaataCCACACACAGTTAGTAAATGGTGAGACACTGACATATAATAGATAGACCTGAGCTTACGACAAGAGGATTGATGCAGGGTAATGGGGGTAGAAAGATTCACCGAAGCAGCTAAGAACAGGTGCATAGATATATGTAAAGCCGTAACATAAcaggtggatcctctctgccatgaaaatggtgatcaagaattccacacaagTTATGTAGTCGGCTATACACGGGCAAAAGAATGACAGACCTGAGCTTCAGAGGTGATTCAGGCTTGAGCTGTTGGGTTGTTGGTAACACCAAACTGGTGCTGTTGATGGGGTTGCGAACTTTAAACGCTAGTTAGCATAAGAAGGCAAGTGATTTGGTTCTTCCAGTTAGCGAGCAATGTCATTGAATGAGCAAAGACCAAGGATCTAACATACACTTCGTTTCTACCAAACAATCTAGGTAAGTGGATTCTCAAGTGCAGTCTTCGGACACCGAGTTCAACCAAAGAGCCTAGATAATGTTTACCAGTTAACATAAGGGTAGGTAGAGGAGACCTGGAATTTTGGAGGTTGGGCGAAACCATTTGTGCTAGCAAGCCGGGTTCAGCTGCGGAGCTCATCCGCAGAGAGAGTAGAAGAGGATTCGTGCAACGGCTGACCGGAGAGGCTGTAGGACTCTGCGATTCCGGTGGGAGTAGACATGGGTCTGCCAAGCTCATAGGGTTAGCTAGCTTTGAGACGAGAGTCCAAAAACGGAGGCAAATCGCACCTCTGGATAACGCCTCACCAAACATCGACTCAGGTGTCGTTGGTGGATCTGTCGATGGTAAGGTTGGGCGAGAGTAGGTGAGGATGGGGTTCGTCGGATCTGGAAAAATAATTTGGGGGAAAGCgattgaaaagagaaacaaaagggGAAAATAAAGGGGGAAAAGCGATAGAAAAGAGAAactaaaggagaagaagaagcagtagAAGAGCGGAGACGATGAGAGActccgacgccggcgagccggAGCCCTACCGGCGTTGGAGAAAAATTGAGATGGCGGCTCCTCGATAGTCGTGTCTTGGAGAGAAATTAGGGCGATTTGTTCATTTTTCCAATTTTGTAGTtgaatcatttaaaaaaaaaaaatatcgcaAATAGTAAGAATTTAAATGAATATTCATtcaatttcaactttttaatttgGATCATCCATTTATAATCCATTTATAACAGTTATTTTTAGATGTGTCGCTGTCATATTCTTGAGTCTTGAGTAGGTGAGGTTAGTGAACTCAGTATAAGAAATTTTTGAGGAATTCGaataattaattcaaaaattCATAGCTGTGGATCCGACCAGtttgaaaaattcaaataatcaaaattatatgtataactaaaaatatttaaaagatctGTTATAATGTGTTTCCTCTAAGAAACATTTATAAATCTGCCACTAATCATCGATGATCACCACATGATAATATGTTTTATGGAACAAATGGGTCCACATCGTAATCATTTCCCGGCAAAGGAAAAATCTGTTTTTTCCAACTTTTCACAAAACtagaaagaagaaaccaaagaaaaacaaatatgtacaaCTTTCGAAGCCGGTTTGCAAAACTCGCCGACACTATGCAGTAATACAACCTACCGGAGTGGCGGAGTCCATACACAATTTGAATTAGTTAACATTCAAATTAACGGAGCTTGATGCGCGAGTCACTAGTCAGTATCACATCTATACAACCAattcaaagtttgtttttttgatatgaGATCAAACTTTAAAGGATATTGCTTCTTAATTATAGCATGATTCAATCTTCTTTAAACAGCAAAGAAAGACAAGGCTTACAAGTTCAAACCATTATTAACTAGAATGGAGCAACAAGTCAAGGCTTGTATATTCTgaacaaaatctttattatatctccaaacaaaaacaactacaacaacaacaaagaagagatcGGTGAGTTTGATGTAACCTAGGTATATTTACAGACACAAAAAAGAGATGAAGCTTGAGGGGATAGTTTCTTACAAAACCCACCAAGATGAAACCCATTGGAGACGCAATATTTGTTGCAACGTGGTAATTTCGCACATTCTCCGGCTACATACAGCCATTCCGTCCGACCACTCTTCCCACCCCGTCCTCTCCCAGATGTGGTCATTGTCCGGCCTTGAGTAGTAGCCACCCCTTTTATGCCATCATATCAAAAAGATATTGTATTTttcaaaacgaaaagaaaaagatcttAACCGGAAAGAGTGTCGTATTTGCCATGGAGCATACAATTATATTTACCTGAAATGAGAAGGGCAATGTATACGAAAAGACAGAGGTAAATGAGCTTCACGGCCATTCTTGTCTATAGTCAAGTGCTCTCTTCACTCTTTAATTTTCCTTTGATTGTAATCTTAATGTTCTTCTAAATATAGCAAAACGCATTTTTTATATATCGTTATGTGTAGGTCCTTTTATTACTTTATCAAGTTTTAAATACCTAAATATCGTCCTGCTTTGGCTACTACATAATTTCGACCCATTGTAGTGCGGGAGccatacattatttttataaatacatagCATCacctaacaaatatataaatttatcaatTACAAAGATTTTAGAAGATGACTATGGGCCCTAAGGATAGGGTGGTGGTGCCATTGGGAACACTAATAAAGTgagataattataatttaaagaagaaaaatgggtTAGTTGAGGGATCTGTGTATATGTTGGAGAGAGTTTTTTCCTATCTATCTTTGACTATTTTGCTCTACCTTTTGATTTTACATGTAAAGTCAAAAGTATgaaaggagacaaaaaaaaaaagtagtcaaaagtaagaaaaaaatatttttgtatttgtttttgtctaatTATTGTATGTATGTTTGAAAACAACTAAATAATTGGAATGCATAACACTTAACtaatgtaataaataataactagtCACATCCATTCAACTAAAACCATCCCGAAATTTCACCCAACGTAATTACTCAAACaaatttgagaaaagaaaattggTATTAACAATTTCCTTTAGAAGTTATCTcttcttacaaaagaaaatggtgGATTAACATTAACTGTAaccattaaaaacataataacttTTTAGTTGATGAAGCGTCTATGTTTATTGTAAAAATAGTTGCCAAGTTTTTATTGTCTCTCCCGGGCTTAAAGGAATTCTATAGTAAGCACAAATAAACCAGTAATTTACTTTTGAACAccaaagagagaaggaaaaaaaaactaaataagcTTTCTTCTTAAAAATTGATTTACTATTTTGGTATAGAACAAATTTCAAATCCTTAAATCTGTGACACTTTCTTGATTCTTCCTCATTTTCGTGCGTTCCACGTCTCCTTGATTTGTCATAAgtatttagaatattttgtaGTTGCATACAATAGTTATAATAATCCGAAGAACAATTTACTAATGATTCTCCCTATCAAAGTTCTCTTTTGTTTAAGAGTAagaattttgtgattttggacaAGAAAACGATAGAAAGGTATTGGTACCATGGTTCCATCGTTGGAACGAGGAACAAGCATTTCGAGTTCATTCAATTTTGATAGGATGTTCGATTCCTCAGCGggaaaagaacaacaacaacaacaacctcatCTCGTGGAACCAAGCATGTCGGAAAGTCAAACTCAAGACAGCCTCGGTGGAAGTCCGGTGGAGAGTAGCCGTCCGATGACTTCCCGTCTGATTTCCCGTAGACAGGATAAGCAACAATCCGGTGATTACAAAAAAGTTCATTATTTCTATTCGTTTACGAACTCTAGagatataaaaggaaaaataaaaaactaaacaattttgTGGATTTTACATATTGTAGACACGGAGATGATGAAAgataaattcacaaaattacttCTAGGAGAAGATATGTCAGGTGGTGGTAAAGGTGTAGCTTCTGCTTTGGCACTATCAAATGCCATCACAAATCTAGCCGGTAAATGTagttctttagttttttttttaattttagttttgttcatCCACAAGCAACACAAAATAAATCtatggtttggtttaatttttatgtgTAGCGTCAATATTCGGGGAACAGACAAAGTTACAGCCGATGGCACCGGATAGAAAAGCTAGGTGGAAGAAAGAGATCGATTGGTTATTGTCTGTGACTGATCACATCGTGGAGTTTGTTCCATCTCAACAGATGAGTAAGGATGGAGTCTGCACCGAGGTTCAGTTTCCTAACCGGCTAATTAACACTTGTCAGTTTCATATTATCAACGTCAGAGATAATATTCTGAATCAAAGACTATTTGTAGATTATGGTGACACGACAAAGATGTGATCTTCTTATGAACATCCCTGCCCTCCGCAAACTCGACGCTATGCTCATTGTAAGCGTgcacatatatttaaaatcatgtATGTTATGCAACTACTTTGATGGAACgatattgaaatatatatattaggataCATTGGACAATTTTAGAGGACACAATGAATTTTGGTATGTGTCGAGAGACTCTGAAGAAGGGAAGCAAGCACGGAATGATAGGACAAAGGACAAGTGGTGGCTTCCTCCGGTGAAAGTCCCTTCTGATGGCTTGTCCGAGTCATCCCGAAGAATGCTTCATTTTCAAAAAGATTCGGTCTCGCAAGTCCAAAAAGCCGCCATGGCAATTAATGCCCAAGTTCTTTCAGAAATGACTATCCCTGATAGCTATATTGAGTCTCTTCCAAAGGTGATTATCCTTCTTTTTGTCTTAAAAATCGGATAATATAGTATCAATAGTTTGCTTACATTTATATTCTATGACATCATGATATAGTATCAtcatattctaaaaaaaaaacatcaataatgGTGACTGAGAAGACTTAGATTATTGCAGAATGGAAGGGTAAGCCTTGGAGATACGTTATACAAGAGCATAACAGAAGAGTGGTTTGATCCAGAGCAGTTCTTGTCAACACTCGACTTGTCTACGGAGCACAAAGTGTTGGATGTGAAGAACAGGATCGAGGCCTCAATTGTTATATGGAAAAGGAAACTTCATCTAAAAGACAACAAATCTTCTTGGGGATCAGCTGTGAGCTTGGAGAAACGAGAGTTGTTCGAAGAGAGAGCCGAGACGATCTTGGTCTTGCTTAAACAAAAGTTCCCTGGTCTTCCCCAATCTTCACTCGACATCTCGAAAATTCAGTATAACAAGGTAATACTCAAAtgctattatttttattatgacatcaatcattattaattttagttataggTCATTGTGGTTCATTTATCACTTTGTGTGTTCTAACTATAGGATGTGGGACACGCTGTTTTGGAGAGCTAC from the Camelina sativa cultivar DH55 chromosome 12, Cs, whole genome shotgun sequence genome contains:
- the LOC104732458 gene encoding uncharacterized protein At4g13230-like, whose amino-acid sequence is MTSFAVVARLITRARASIPTRLVHGSTRNEASVCDKATEAQQKVAKKADEGAQTISDAAGNLKDKAKNTAEEAWDKVKDTTEKIKDTVTGKTEETKESIKATAKTVERSMNTKNLK
- the LOC104732459 gene encoding defensin-like protein 37, which produces MAVKLIYLCLFVYIALLISGVATTQGRTMTTSGRGRGGKSGRTEWLYVAGECAKLPRCNKYCVSNGFHLGGFCKKLSPQASSLFCVCKYT
- the LOC104732460 gene encoding rop guanine nucleotide exchange factor 9; amino-acid sequence: MVPSLERGTSISSSFNFDRMFDSSAGKEQQQQQPHLVEPSMSESQTQDSLGGSPVESSRPMTSRLISRRQDKQQSDTEMMKDKFTKLLLGEDMSGGGKGVASALALSNAITNLAASIFGEQTKLQPMAPDRKARWKKEIDWLLSVTDHIVEFVPSQQMSKDGVCTEIMVTRQRCDLLMNIPALRKLDAMLIDTLDNFRGHNEFWYVSRDSEEGKQARNDRTKDKWWLPPVKVPSDGLSESSRRMLHFQKDSVSQVQKAAMAINAQVLSEMTIPDSYIESLPKNGRVSLGDTLYKSITEEWFDPEQFLSTLDLSTEHKVLDVKNRIEASIVIWKRKLHLKDNKSSWGSAVSLEKRELFEERAETILVLLKQKFPGLPQSSLDISKIQYNKDVGHAVLESYSRILESLGYTEMSRIEDVLYADSLARKQCTDEETSDGGIATEMDSELGEETEKLDPQYSSKTTLLDFIGWSDNSSKGLSEKPPKSPKLTPKKFSYLEKLENLNGFRSPKDRH